The Flaviramulus sp. BrNp1-15 genome has a window encoding:
- the rpsM gene encoding 30S ribosomal protein S13, with product MARIAGVDIPKNKRGVISLTYIYGIGRSRAKEILAAAKVDESTKVQDWTDDQISGIREAVGSYTIEGELRSETQLNIKRLMDIGCYRGIRHRSGLPLRGQRTKNNSRTRKGRRKTVANKKKATK from the coding sequence ATGGCAAGAATTGCAGGTGTAGACATACCAAAAAACAAAAGAGGAGTTATCTCTTTAACTTATATCTATGGAATAGGTAGAAGTAGAGCAAAGGAAATTTTAGCAGCAGCTAAAGTAGACGAAAGTACTAAAGTTCAAGATTGGACCGATGACCAAATTAGTGGTATTCGTGAAGCTGTTGGATCTTATACTATCGAAGGTGAATTACGTTCTGAAACACAATTGAACATTAAGCGATTAATGGACATAGGATGTTACAGAGGTATTCGTCATAGATCTGGACTTCCTTTAAGAGGACAACGTACTAAAAACAACTCTAGAACAAGAAAAGGTAGAAGAAAAACTGTTGCTAACAAGAAAAAAGCAACTAAATAA
- the rpsK gene encoding 30S ribosomal protein S11, with protein MAKTSTKKRKVIVDSVGEAHVTASFNNIIISLTNKKGDVISWSSAGKMGFRGSKKNTPYAAQLAAEDAAGVAQEAGLKKVKVYVKGPGNGRESAIRSIHNAGIEVTEIIDVTPLPHNGCRPPKRRRV; from the coding sequence ATGGCAAAGACAAGCACTAAAAAACGTAAAGTTATTGTAGACTCTGTTGGAGAAGCACATGTTACTGCTTCTTTTAATAACATCATAATTTCACTTACCAATAAAAAGGGAGACGTTATTTCATGGTCTTCAGCTGGTAAAATGGGATTTAGAGGTTCTAAGAAAAACACGCCTTATGCTGCTCAATTAGCTGCTGAAGATGCTGCTGGTGTAGCACAAGAAGCTGGTTTAAAGAAAGTAAAAGTATACGTAAAAGGACCAGGAAATGGTAGGGAATCTGCTATTCGTTCTATCCACAATGCAGGAATTGAAGTAACAGAAATTATTGATGTTACTCCATTACCACATAATGGATGTCGTCCTCCAAAACGTAGAAGAGTATAA
- the rpsD gene encoding 30S ribosomal protein S4 produces the protein MARYTGPKTKIARKFGEAIFGEDKSFEKRNYPPGQHGNNRRRGKKSEYAIQLMEKQKAKYTYGILERQFRGLFKKARAAQGITGEVLLQLCESRLDNVVFRMGIAPTRSAARQLVSHRHITVNGELVNIPSYSLKAGDVVAVREKSKSLEAIDRSLSNSSHVYEWITWNDDTKQGTYVSVPARIQIPENINEQFIVELYSK, from the coding sequence ATGGCAAGATATACTGGTCCTAAAACTAAAATAGCTCGTAAGTTTGGTGAAGCTATTTTTGGAGAAGATAAATCTTTTGAAAAAAGAAATTATCCTCCAGGTCAACACGGAAACAATAGAAGACGCGGAAAAAAATCTGAATATGCAATCCAATTAATGGAAAAGCAAAAAGCAAAATATACTTATGGTATATTAGAGCGTCAATTCAGAGGTTTATTTAAAAAAGCTAGAGCTGCTCAAGGTATTACAGGTGAAGTTTTATTACAACTTTGCGAGTCTAGATTAGACAACGTAGTATTTAGAATGGGAATTGCTCCTACAAGAAGCGCAGCTAGACAATTAGTATCTCACAGACACATTACTGTTAATGGAGAATTAGTAAATATTCCTTCTTATTCATTAAAAGCAGGAGATGTTGTAGCTGTTAGAGAAAAATCAAAATCGCTTGAAGCTATTGATAGATCTCTTTCAAATTCAAGTCACGTTTACGAATGGATAACATGGAATGATGATACAAAGCAAGGAACTTACGTTTCTGTACCTGCAAGAATTCAAATTCCAGAAAACATAAACGAACAATTCATCGTCGAATTATATTCTAAATAA
- a CDS encoding DNA-directed RNA polymerase subunit alpha, whose protein sequence is MAVFNFQKPDKVIMIDSTDFEGKFEFRPLEPGYGLTVGNALRRVLLSSLEGFAITSVRIEGVDHEFSAIAGVVEDVTEIILNLKQVRFKRQIEDIDNESISISISGQERITAGDFQKFISGFQVLNTELVICNLDPKVNLNMEITIEKGRGYVPAEENKKAAAPVGTIFTDSIYTPIKNVKYSIENYRVEQKTDYEKLVFEIITDGSITPQDALTEAAKTLIHHFMLFSDERITLEADEIAQTETYDEESLHMRQLLKTKLIDMDLSVRALNCLKAAEVDTLGDLVSFNKNDLMKFRNFGKKSLTELEELVNVKGLNFGMDLSKYKLDKD, encoded by the coding sequence ATGGCAGTATTTAATTTTCAAAAACCAGACAAAGTAATCATGATTGATTCTACTGATTTCGAAGGTAAATTCGAATTCAGACCTTTAGAACCTGGTTATGGTTTAACAGTTGGTAATGCATTAAGAAGAGTATTACTTTCTTCTTTAGAAGGATTTGCAATTACATCAGTTAGAATAGAAGGTGTAGATCATGAGTTTTCAGCAATTGCTGGTGTGGTTGAAGATGTTACAGAAATCATATTAAACTTAAAACAAGTACGTTTTAAAAGACAAATTGAGGATATTGATAACGAATCAATTTCAATTTCAATTTCTGGTCAAGAACGTATTACAGCTGGAGATTTTCAAAAGTTTATTTCAGGATTCCAAGTATTAAATACAGAATTAGTAATCTGTAACTTAGATCCTAAAGTAAATTTAAATATGGAAATTACTATTGAAAAAGGTAGAGGTTATGTACCCGCAGAAGAAAACAAAAAAGCTGCTGCACCAGTTGGTACTATTTTTACAGATTCAATTTATACTCCAATAAAAAACGTTAAGTATAGTATTGAAAACTATCGTGTTGAACAAAAAACTGATTATGAAAAATTAGTTTTTGAAATCATTACTGATGGTTCAATTACTCCACAAGACGCTTTAACTGAAGCAGCAAAAACATTAATTCACCATTTCATGTTATTCTCTGACGAGCGTATTACATTAGAAGCTGATGAAATTGCACAAACTGAAACTTATGATGAAGAATCACTTCATATGAGACAGTTGCTTAAAACTAAGTTAATCGATATGGATTTATCTGTACGTGCGCTTAACTGTTTAAAAGCTGCAGAAGTAGATACTTTAGGAGACTTAGTATCATTCAACAAAAATGATTTAATGAAATTCAGAAACTTCGGTAAGAAGTCTTTAACAGAGCTTGAAGAGCTTGTAAATGTTAAAGGATTAAATTTCGGAATGGATTTAAGCAAATATAAATTAGATAAAGATTAA
- the rplQ gene encoding 50S ribosomal protein L17, producing the protein MRHGKKINHLGRKTAHRKAMLANMACSLIEHKRINTTVAKAKALKQFVEPMITKSKEDTTHNRRIVMSRLRQKDAVTELFREVATKVADRPGGYTRIIKLGNRLGDNADMAMIELVDYNEIYNADKKAKKTTRRSRRGKAKAVTPPIETKASNEEE; encoded by the coding sequence ATGAGACACGGAAAAAAAATTAACCATTTAGGTAGAAAAACAGCTCACAGAAAAGCTATGTTGGCAAATATGGCGTGTTCTTTAATAGAACACAAACGTATTAATACAACTGTAGCAAAAGCAAAAGCTTTAAAACAGTTTGTTGAGCCAATGATAACTAAGTCTAAAGAAGATACAACACATAACAGGCGTATTGTAATGTCTCGTCTTAGACAAAAAGATGCAGTTACTGAATTGTTTAGAGAAGTTGCCACTAAAGTAGCAGATAGACCAGGAGGTTACACAAGAATTATTAAACTTGGAAATCGTTTAGGTGATAATGCTGATATGGCAATGATCGAGCTTGTAGATTATAATGAAATCTATAACGCTGATAAGAAAGCAAAGAAAACAACGCGTAGAAGTAGAAGAGGAAAAGCGAAAGCTGTTACTCCACCTATTGAGACTAAAGCATCTAACGAAGAAGAATAA
- the carA gene encoding glutamine-hydrolyzing carbamoyl-phosphate synthase small subunit, which translates to MKYQKRQKAIILLADGTIFYGKAVGNKQGTSFGEVCFNTGMTGYQEIFTDPSYYGQLMVATNAHIGNYGTNIDEVESNSVKIAGLIVKNFSYDYSRDAADDSLENFLDKNNLLAISDVDTRALVSYIRDHGAMNAVISTEVDNIEGLKKQLAEVPNMEGLELASKVSTKEPYYFGDENATYKVAALDLGIKKNILRNIAKRDAYIKVFPYNAKFEDLEAFKPDGYFLSNGPGDPEPLVGAQNVAKEILKRDLPLFGICLGHQVIALANGVSTYKMHNGHRGINHPVKNMITGKGEITSQNHGFAVNREETEANSELEITHVHLNDNTVAGLAIKNKNCFSVQYHPEASPGPHDASYLFDQFIKNIKK; encoded by the coding sequence ATGAAATATCAAAAAAGACAAAAAGCCATTATACTTCTAGCTGATGGTACAATTTTTTACGGTAAAGCAGTTGGTAATAAACAAGGAACTTCATTCGGAGAAGTTTGTTTTAATACTGGAATGACTGGTTATCAAGAAATTTTTACAGATCCATCATATTATGGACAATTAATGGTAGCTACCAATGCACATATTGGTAATTACGGGACTAATATAGATGAAGTAGAATCTAATTCAGTTAAAATTGCAGGTCTGATTGTAAAAAACTTTAGTTATGACTATTCAAGAGATGCGGCTGATGATTCTTTAGAAAATTTTCTGGATAAAAATAATCTTTTAGCAATCTCAGATGTTGATACTCGAGCTTTAGTAAGTTATATAAGAGACCACGGAGCCATGAATGCTGTAATTTCAACAGAGGTTGATAATATTGAAGGATTAAAAAAGCAATTGGCTGAAGTGCCTAATATGGAAGGTTTAGAATTAGCCTCTAAAGTATCAACAAAAGAACCTTATTATTTTGGAGACGAAAATGCGACTTACAAAGTAGCTGCTTTAGATTTGGGGATTAAAAAGAATATCCTACGAAATATTGCAAAAAGAGATGCTTATATAAAAGTGTTTCCTTACAATGCAAAATTTGAAGATTTAGAAGCATTCAAACCAGATGGATACTTCTTATCAAATGGTCCAGGAGATCCAGAACCTTTGGTTGGTGCTCAAAATGTAGCTAAAGAGATTTTAAAAAGAGATTTACCATTATTTGGAATTTGTTTAGGTCATCAGGTAATTGCTTTGGCAAATGGTGTTTCTACATACAAAATGCATAATGGTCATAGAGGTATAAATCATCCTGTGAAAAATATGATTACAGGTAAAGGTGAAATCACCTCTCAAAATCATGGATTTGCGGTTAACAGAGAAGAGACTGAAGCAAATTCAGAATTGGAAATAACTCATGTTCACTTAAATGATAACACAGTAGCCGGTTTAGCAATAAAAAATAAGAATTGTTTTTCGGTACAATATCATCCAGAAGCAAGTCCAGGACCACACGATGCATCATATCTTTTCGACCAATTCATAAAAAATATTAAAAAATAG
- the eno gene encoding phosphopyruvate hydratase, translating into MSIIINIHARQILDSRGNPTVEVDVVTENDVLGRAAVPSGASTGEHEAVELRDGGKAYMGKGVLKAVDNVNSIIAQELLGVSVFEQNLIDQIMIDLDGTKNKSKLGANAILGVSLAVAKAAAGELGLPLYRYVGGVSANTLPLPMMNIINGGSHSDAPIAFQEFMIMPVKAKNFTHAMQMGTEIFHNLKKVLHDRNLSTAVGDEGGFAPNLAGGTEDALETIAKAVENAGYKFGDEVKIALDCASAEFYENGKYDYKKFEGDSGVVRTSKEQADYLAELVKKYPIISIEDGMDENDWEGWKYLTELVGDKVQLVGDDLFVTNVERLSRGIEEGIANSILIKVNQIGSLTETIAAVNMAKNAGYTSVMSHRSGETEDNTIADLAVALNCGQIKTGSASRSDRMAKYNQLLRIEEELGDVAYFPQEKAFKVK; encoded by the coding sequence ATGAGTATTATAATTAATATCCACGCAAGACAAATTCTAGATTCAAGAGGTAATCCTACAGTTGAAGTAGATGTTGTAACTGAAAATGATGTATTAGGAAGAGCAGCTGTACCATCAGGCGCTTCAACAGGAGAACATGAAGCTGTTGAGTTACGTGATGGAGGAAAAGCATACATGGGGAAAGGTGTTTTAAAAGCTGTAGACAATGTGAATTCTATAATTGCTCAAGAATTATTAGGTGTTTCTGTATTTGAACAAAACTTAATCGATCAAATTATGATTGATTTAGATGGAACAAAAAACAAATCAAAATTAGGTGCTAACGCTATTTTAGGTGTGTCTTTGGCAGTTGCAAAAGCAGCAGCAGGAGAATTAGGTTTACCATTATACCGTTACGTAGGTGGTGTTTCTGCTAATACGTTACCATTACCAATGATGAATATTATTAATGGTGGTTCGCACAGTGATGCTCCAATAGCGTTTCAAGAGTTTATGATTATGCCAGTTAAAGCTAAAAACTTTACGCACGCAATGCAAATGGGAACAGAAATTTTCCATAACCTCAAAAAAGTATTACACGATAGAAATTTAAGTACTGCTGTAGGTGATGAAGGAGGTTTTGCTCCAAATTTAGCTGGAGGTACAGAAGATGCTTTAGAAACTATTGCAAAAGCAGTTGAAAATGCTGGATATAAATTTGGAGACGAAGTCAAAATAGCTTTAGATTGTGCTTCTGCAGAATTTTATGAAAACGGCAAATACGATTATAAGAAATTTGAAGGAGATTCAGGAGTTGTAAGAACAAGTAAAGAACAAGCTGATTATTTAGCGGAATTAGTTAAAAAATACCCTATTATCTCTATTGAAGATGGAATGGACGAAAATGACTGGGAAGGATGGAAATATTTAACAGAATTAGTTGGAGATAAAGTACAGTTAGTTGGAGATGATTTGTTTGTAACTAATGTTGAGCGTTTATCTAGAGGTATTGAAGAAGGTATAGCAAATTCAATACTTATTAAAGTAAACCAAATAGGTTCATTAACTGAAACCATTGCGGCTGTAAATATGGCTAAAAATGCTGGTTACACATCAGTAATGTCTCACCGTTCTGGAGAAACCGAAGATAATACTATTGCTGATTTGGCTGTAGCTCTTAACTGTGGACAAATAAAAACGGGTTCTGCTTCTCGTAGTGATCGTATGGCTAAATACAATCAATTACTTCGTATTGAAGAGGAATTAGGAGATGTTGCTTATTTCCCACAAGAAAAAGCATTCAAAGTGAAATAA
- a CDS encoding citrate synthase, which produces MANTATIEINGQKNEFPLVKGTEDEIAIDISKLRGTTGGVITIDPGYKNTGSCESAITFLDGEKGILRYRGYSIEELAEKADFLEVAYLLIFGELPTKEQNEKFHADIKAQSIVDEDVKKILDAFPKAAHPMGVISSLTSALTAFNPSSVNVDSEEDMYKSVVRILGKFPVLVAWTLRKKQGLPLDYGDNSLGYVENILKMMFRQPNACYVQNKVLVDALDKLLILHADHEQNCSTSTVRIVGSSHAGLFASLSAGISALWGPLHGGANQAVLEMLEAIKADGGDTKKYMAKAKDKSDPFRLMGFGHRVYKNFDPRAKIIKKAADEVLGNLGIDDPILDIAKGLEKEALSDKYFVDRKLYPNVDFYSGIIYRGMGIPTDMFTVMFALGRLPGWIAQWREMRLRKEPIGRPRQIYIGETERKFVPINKR; this is translated from the coding sequence ATGGCAAATACTGCTACTATAGAAATTAACGGTCAAAAAAACGAATTTCCTTTAGTAAAAGGAACTGAAGATGAAATTGCAATAGATATTTCTAAGCTTAGAGGAACCACTGGAGGTGTAATTACTATAGATCCTGGTTACAAAAATACAGGCTCTTGTGAAAGCGCAATTACTTTTTTAGATGGAGAAAAAGGAATTTTAAGGTATCGTGGATATTCAATTGAAGAATTAGCCGAAAAAGCTGATTTTTTAGAAGTAGCTTATTTGTTAATATTTGGAGAACTTCCAACAAAAGAACAAAACGAAAAATTTCATGCCGATATAAAAGCACAATCTATTGTTGATGAAGATGTAAAAAAGATATTAGATGCGTTTCCTAAAGCGGCACACCCAATGGGAGTTATTTCTTCTTTAACAAGTGCGTTAACAGCATTTAACCCATCTTCTGTAAATGTGGATTCAGAGGAGGATATGTATAAATCTGTTGTTAGAATTTTAGGTAAATTTCCAGTTTTAGTAGCATGGACATTACGTAAAAAACAGGGTTTACCACTTGATTATGGTGATAATTCATTAGGTTATGTAGAAAACATCTTAAAAATGATGTTTAGACAACCTAATGCATGTTATGTGCAAAATAAAGTTTTAGTAGATGCTTTAGATAAGCTTTTGATTCTTCATGCAGATCACGAACAAAACTGTTCTACATCAACTGTTAGAATTGTAGGTTCGTCTCATGCAGGGTTATTTGCATCTCTATCTGCAGGAATTTCAGCACTTTGGGGACCATTACATGGAGGAGCCAACCAAGCTGTATTAGAAATGCTTGAAGCTATAAAAGCTGATGGAGGTGATACTAAAAAGTATATGGCAAAAGCAAAAGATAAAAGTGACCCATTCCGTTTAATGGGATTTGGACACCGTGTTTATAAAAACTTCGACCCACGTGCTAAAATTATTAAAAAAGCAGCTGATGAAGTGTTAGGTAATTTAGGTATAGATGACCCAATTTTAGATATAGCAAAAGGGCTTGAAAAAGAAGCTTTAAGCGATAAATATTTTGTAGACAGAAAATTATATCCAAATGTAGATTTTTACTCAGGAATAATTTATAGAGGTATGGGAATACCAACAGATATGTTTACGGTAATGTTTGCTTTAGGTCGTTTACCAGGTTGGATTGCTCAATGGAGAGAAATGCGTTTACGTAAAGAACCAATTGGACGCCCAAGACAAATTTATATTGGAGAAACAGAAAGAAAGTTTGTGCCTATAAATAAGAGATAA
- a CDS encoding dimethylarginine dimethylaminohydrolase family protein gives MLELNIKNETSRLRAVILGTAKSNGPIPKVEECYDPKSIEHVKAGTYPKEADMILEMEAVAKVFKKYDINVYRPEVIENCNQIFSRDIAFVIEDKVIRANILPDREREIEAIRYVWNQIDRKNRVILPEECHVEGGDVMPWNDYIFIGTYSGDDYPDLITARTNMDAVIAIQELFPDKIVKSFELRKSNINAKENALHLDCCFQPIGKDKAIIHKNGFLVEKEYQWLVDFFGKGNVFEITKDEMYEMNSNIFSISEEVVISEKNFTRLNTWLREQGFTVEEVPYAEISKQGGLLRCTTMPLIRD, from the coding sequence ATGTTAGAACTTAATATAAAAAATGAAACATCAAGACTTCGTGCTGTAATTTTAGGAACTGCTAAAAGTAATGGACCCATACCTAAAGTAGAAGAATGCTACGACCCCAAAAGTATTGAGCATGTTAAGGCTGGAACTTACCCAAAAGAAGCAGATATGATTCTAGAAATGGAAGCTGTTGCTAAAGTTTTTAAAAAGTATGATATTAATGTTTATAGACCGGAAGTTATTGAAAATTGTAATCAAATATTTTCTAGAGATATAGCTTTTGTTATAGAAGATAAAGTTATACGTGCTAATATTTTACCAGACAGAGAACGAGAGATAGAAGCTATAAGATACGTTTGGAATCAAATAGATAGAAAAAACAGAGTTATTCTTCCAGAAGAATGCCATGTTGAAGGAGGTGATGTAATGCCTTGGAACGATTATATTTTTATTGGCACATATTCTGGTGATGACTATCCAGATTTAATTACTGCACGTACTAATATGGATGCTGTAATAGCTATTCAAGAGTTGTTTCCAGATAAGATTGTAAAATCTTTTGAACTAAGAAAATCAAATATTAATGCAAAAGAAAATGCATTGCATTTAGATTGTTGTTTTCAGCCTATTGGAAAGGATAAAGCTATTATCCATAAAAATGGATTTTTAGTTGAAAAAGAATACCAATGGTTGGTTGATTTTTTTGGTAAAGGAAATGTATTTGAAATTACTAAAGATGAAATGTATGAAATGAATAGTAATATATTCTCTATTTCTGAAGAAGTTGTAATTTCTGAAAAAAACTTTACCCGATTAAACACTTGGTTGCGAGAACAAGGATTTACAGTTGAAGAAGTGCCATACGCAGAAATATCTAAACAAGGAGGTTTACTACGTTGTACAACAATGCCTTTAATTAGAGATTGA
- the ctlX gene encoding citrulline utilization hydrolase CtlX, whose amino-acid sequence MQQTTNTILMIRPVNFRMNEQTAVNNFFQENLDIKNQEINLLAQQEFDVFVEKLKGIGVHVIVVDDKKETDTPDSIFPNNWISFHKNGSVVIYPMFAENRRLERREDILDILEQEGFVINQVIDYTSAEAENFFLEGTGSIIMDRDHQKAYCALSPRADEDLFIEFCEDLDCFPVVFTANQTVNGERKPIYHTNVMMCIGETFAVICLDSIDDKKERKSVVNHLKNDGKEIITITEEQVNNFAGNMLQVNGVNDEGFLVMSESAYKSLTNQQISKLQKHTKILYSSLDTIETCGGGSARCMMAEVFLPKA is encoded by the coding sequence ATGCAACAAACTACAAATACTATTTTAATGATTCGTCCGGTAAATTTTAGGATGAATGAGCAAACAGCAGTAAATAATTTTTTTCAAGAGAATTTAGATATAAAAAACCAAGAAATAAATCTACTTGCACAGCAAGAATTTGATGTTTTTGTTGAAAAATTAAAAGGTATTGGGGTACATGTTATAGTTGTTGATGACAAAAAAGAAACCGATACTCCTGATTCTATATTTCCTAATAATTGGATATCTTTTCATAAAAATGGTAGTGTTGTAATATACCCTATGTTTGCTGAGAACCGTAGATTAGAGCGTAGAGAAGATATTCTTGATATTTTAGAACAAGAAGGTTTTGTTATTAATCAAGTGATAGATTATACATCGGCTGAAGCAGAAAACTTTTTTTTAGAAGGAACGGGTAGTATTATTATGGATAGAGATCATCAAAAAGCATATTGTGCTTTGTCACCCAGAGCAGATGAAGATTTATTTATTGAGTTTTGTGAAGATCTTGATTGTTTTCCTGTTGTTTTTACTGCAAATCAAACAGTAAATGGAGAACGAAAGCCTATTTATCACACTAATGTAATGATGTGTATTGGTGAAACTTTTGCAGTTATTTGTTTGGATAGTATTGATGATAAAAAAGAGCGCAAAAGTGTTGTTAATCATTTAAAAAATGATGGTAAAGAGATTATTACTATTACCGAAGAACAAGTGAATAATTTTGCTGGTAATATGTTACAAGTAAATGGAGTAAATGACGAAGGCTTTTTAGTAATGAGTGAATCTGCCTATAAATCGTTAACAAATCAACAAATTAGTAAACTGCAAAAGCATACTAAGATATTATATAGTTCTTTAGATACTATTGAGACTTGCGGAGGAGGAAGTGCACGTTGTATGATGGCAGAGGTGTTTTTGCCTAAAGCTTAA
- a CDS encoding ATP-binding protein — protein sequence MRRIITIVIGLSVFIGFSQTNDIDSLAIELAFQEQDSLKVETSLKLVQSLLDTQEYDRALKYVIESEKLSNTLNYKKGIAEITYYKALIYAHKNDYINAISGYNKSKRLFNTLKDTLGVAKVNNSIGLIEIKRGNFTKGLQFSLAAINELEKRNLVNELNLAYSNLANAYYNIKAYDKAIEYYIKALEVQERLNDTSSINESNSKLAELYSFKKEHRKAIQYFEKVLASSESDNDSIRGHIYPKLGGQYLEFNDYSKASGYLVQGYNINIRNDNKADLLITLNNLGDLNIQQNRLVLAEKQLLEAGEIAKNIDNKTELLKHYKLMKTLDSTRRRFDKAFVWQREYYELNNALKRNDVTVNTNNIEPQLLELDPNFDKPDVTSNTAQLTNTSISETDERYNKFKLIFYALLAALAIVSTFLILIYLKRNSNIKYMQELEEKNIKIELQNEAFLEQTKHLENVNNVKDKLFSIVSHDLKDSLSSINGFIDLLKDGSLSREEFDNLIPELSENANNASLLLFNLLNWSKSQMQSLEPKPTLFDVQEVFEEKINLIEQRIESKGITLVDHSLRDFAYADRSMFEIVIQNLLANALKFSKNGDTITISNHISNGSCIISISDTGIGISKQNIEKLFKNTSFTTVGTNNEKGTGLGLSICKELVELNNGKIWVESTQGVGSTFYVQLPKSKPA from the coding sequence ATGAGGAGAATAATTACTATAGTTATCGGTTTATCGGTATTCATTGGTTTTTCACAAACCAATGACATAGATAGTCTCGCTATAGAACTAGCTTTTCAAGAACAAGACTCCTTAAAAGTAGAAACTTCATTAAAACTTGTTCAATCACTTTTAGATACGCAGGAATACGATAGGGCGCTTAAGTATGTTATAGAAAGTGAAAAACTATCCAATACTTTAAACTACAAAAAAGGCATTGCAGAAATAACTTACTATAAAGCTTTAATATATGCGCACAAAAATGATTATATAAATGCTATAAGTGGTTATAACAAATCCAAAAGATTATTTAATACATTAAAAGATACACTTGGCGTTGCTAAAGTTAATAACAGCATTGGATTAATTGAAATTAAACGTGGCAATTTTACTAAAGGTTTACAGTTTTCTCTGGCGGCAATTAATGAGTTAGAAAAAAGAAATTTGGTAAACGAGCTAAATTTAGCTTACAGTAACTTAGCCAACGCTTATTATAATATAAAAGCTTACGATAAAGCCATAGAATACTATATCAAAGCTTTAGAAGTTCAAGAACGACTTAATGATACTTCTAGTATTAACGAATCTAATAGTAAATTAGCTGAACTTTACTCTTTTAAAAAAGAGCACAGAAAAGCTATTCAATATTTTGAAAAAGTCTTAGCAAGCAGTGAATCTGATAATGATTCAATTCGCGGACATATATACCCAAAATTAGGTGGTCAGTATTTAGAATTTAACGATTATAGCAAAGCCTCTGGATATTTAGTACAAGGTTATAATATTAATATACGCAATGATAATAAAGCAGACTTATTAATAACTTTAAATAATCTGGGAGATTTAAACATACAACAAAACAGGTTAGTATTGGCTGAAAAACAACTACTTGAAGCCGGGGAAATTGCCAAAAATATTGACAATAAAACAGAGTTACTTAAGCATTATAAATTAATGAAGACTTTAGACTCTACAAGAAGACGATTTGATAAAGCTTTTGTATGGCAACGTGAATACTATGAATTAAATAATGCTCTAAAAAGAAATGACGTTACTGTTAACACAAATAACATAGAACCTCAACTGCTTGAATTAGATCCTAATTTTGATAAGCCCGATGTAACTTCAAATACCGCACAATTAACGAATACATCTATCTCTGAAACGGATGAAAGGTATAATAAATTTAAATTAATTTTTTATGCTTTACTCGCTGCACTTGCCATTGTATCTACATTTTTAATTTTAATATATTTAAAACGTAACAGCAATATAAAATACATGCAAGAGCTTGAAGAAAAAAACATTAAAATAGAATTACAAAACGAAGCATTTTTAGAACAAACCAAACATTTGGAAAATGTAAACAATGTAAAAGACAAACTCTTCTCTATAGTATCTCACGATCTAAAAGATTCACTTTCCTCTATTAATGGCTTTATAGATTTACTAAAAGATGGTTCTTTATCTAGAGAAGAGTTTGATAATTTAATTCCAGAGTTAAGCGAAAATGCTAATAACGCCTCTTTATTACTTTTTAATTTACTTAACTGGTCTAAGTCTCAAATGCAATCGTTAGAACCTAAACCTACATTATTTGATGTACAAGAAGTTTTTGAAGAAAAAATAAACCTTATAGAACAACGTATAGAAAGCAAAGGCATCACTTTGGTTGATCACTCTTTAAGAGATTTTGCCTATGCAGACCGAAGTATGTTCGAGATTGTAATTCAAAATCTGCTCGCCAATGCTTTAAAATTTAGCAAAAATGGGGACACCATTACTATTTCTAATCATATTAGTAATGGTAGTTGTATAATAAGTATTTCAGATACTGGTATTGGTATATCTAAACAGAATATTGAGAAATTATTTAAAAACACTTCTTTTACAACTGTTGGTACAAACAACGAAAAAGGTACTGGTTTAGGACTATCTATTTGTAAAGAATTAGTTGAGCTTAATAATGGTAAAATTTGGGTAGAAAGCACGCAAGGTGTTGGTAGTACATTTTATGTGCAATTACCAAAATCTAAACCAGCATAA